The following proteins are encoded in a genomic region of Vibrio spartinae:
- the rng gene encoding ribonuclease G: MSAELLLNVTPSESRVAMIEGGVLQEIHIERDAKRGIVGNIYKGKVSRVLPGMQAAFVDIGLDKAAFLHASDIVPHTECVAENEKQQFQVRDISELVRQGQDIVVQVVKDPLGTKGARLTTDITLPSRYLVFMPGASHVGVSQRIESECERERLKNIVANYCDELGGFIIRTAAEGADGKELSQDAAFLKRLWSKIIERRAKYKTRTTLYGELGLSQRILRDFVGTDLTKVLVDSRLEFENLKEFTSEYVPELTEKLVLYEGDKPIFDMYDTENEIQRSLERKVELKSGGYLIIDQTEAMTTIDINTGAFVGRRNLEETIFNTNIEATQAIARQLRLRNLGGIIIIDFIDMSSEEHQTRVLTSLEMALSKDRVKTNINGFTHLGLVEMTRKRTRESIEHVLCSTCPTCEGRGQVKTVETVCFEILREITRVNRAYDADNFVVYASPAVADSLQGDESHALAELELFIGKQVRIQAEHLYVQEQFDVVMM; this comes from the coding sequence ATGAGTGCAGAGTTGTTGTTGAATGTAACTCCGAGTGAGAGTCGCGTGGCGATGATAGAAGGTGGCGTCCTTCAGGAAATCCATATCGAGCGGGATGCAAAACGCGGTATCGTCGGAAATATCTATAAAGGAAAAGTGAGCCGGGTGTTGCCCGGTATGCAGGCTGCATTTGTTGATATCGGTCTGGATAAGGCTGCTTTTCTTCATGCTTCGGATATTGTTCCCCACACCGAATGTGTGGCGGAAAATGAGAAGCAACAGTTTCAGGTACGCGATATTTCTGAACTTGTCCGCCAGGGACAAGATATCGTCGTGCAGGTTGTCAAAGATCCTCTCGGTACCAAAGGGGCTCGCCTGACGACGGATATTACATTGCCTTCCCGTTATCTGGTCTTTATGCCCGGTGCCAGTCATGTCGGTGTCTCCCAACGGATTGAAAGTGAATGCGAAAGAGAACGTCTCAAGAATATCGTCGCCAATTATTGTGATGAGCTGGGAGGCTTCATTATCCGGACTGCGGCAGAAGGTGCGGATGGGAAAGAACTGTCTCAGGATGCCGCTTTTCTCAAGCGTTTGTGGAGCAAGATCATCGAGCGGCGGGCAAAGTATAAAACGCGTACCACCCTTTATGGCGAACTGGGGCTGTCACAACGGATTCTCAGAGATTTCGTCGGAACTGATTTAACCAAAGTTTTGGTGGATTCGCGTCTGGAGTTTGAAAATCTCAAAGAATTCACCTCTGAATATGTGCCGGAACTGACCGAGAAACTGGTGTTGTATGAAGGCGATAAACCTATTTTTGATATGTATGATACAGAGAATGAAATCCAGCGTTCTCTGGAGCGTAAGGTTGAGCTGAAATCCGGTGGCTATCTGATTATCGATCAAACGGAAGCCATGACCACCATTGATATTAATACGGGGGCGTTTGTCGGCCGTCGCAATCTGGAAGAGACGATTTTCAACACCAATATAGAAGCAACCCAAGCGATTGCCCGTCAACTTCGGCTGCGCAATCTGGGGGGCATCATTATTATTGATTTTATTGATATGAGCTCGGAAGAGCATCAGACCCGTGTGTTGACCTCCTTAGAAATGGCACTGAGTAAAGATCGTGTTAAAACCAATATCAATGGCTTTACGCATTTGGGATTGGTAGAGATGACACGCAAGAGAACACGAGAAAGTATTGAACATGTGTTGTGTTCGACTTGTCCAACATGTGAAGGACGTGGACAAGTCAAAACCGTTGAAACCGTTTGTTTTGAAATTTTGCGTGAAATCACCCGGGTTAACCGGGCTTACGATGCCGATAACTTTGTTGTGTATGCTTCGCCAGCAGTCGCCGATTCTTTACAGGGGGATGAATCTCATGCGTTGGCTGAGCTTGAGCTCTTTATTGGCAAACAGGTACGGATTCAAGCGGAACATTTGTATGTCCAGGAACAGTTTGATGTTGTCATGATGTGA
- a CDS encoding Maf family protein: MNDRLLYLASASPRRKELLTQLGYSFDIILPEVAEEHQAHESAKAYVSRLSREKAIAGLDMVTSEQAVVLGADTIVVIDQHILEKPTCLTHARQMLLQLSGRNHQVMTAVTVTDAQQTHTIVVTTDVWFKPLSDHEIDRYWQSGEPCDKAGSYGIQGLGGKFVTRIEGSYFAVVGLPLFETDQLLHKFL, translated from the coding sequence ATGAATGACCGGCTACTTTATCTTGCATCGGCTTCCCCGAGACGAAAAGAGCTCCTGACGCAGTTAGGTTACTCGTTCGATATCATTTTACCTGAGGTTGCAGAAGAGCATCAGGCTCATGAATCCGCGAAAGCCTATGTGTCGAGATTATCCCGGGAAAAGGCAATCGCAGGTTTGGACATGGTGACGTCAGAGCAAGCGGTTGTTTTAGGCGCTGATACGATTGTGGTGATTGATCAGCATATTCTCGAAAAACCGACATGTTTGACTCATGCACGACAGATGCTCTTGCAGCTTTCTGGGCGAAACCATCAGGTCATGACCGCAGTGACGGTGACTGATGCCCAACAAACACACACGATAGTTGTAACCACCGATGTATGGTTTAAGCCGTTGTCGGATCATGAAATAGACCGTTATTGGCAATCGGGAGAACCGTGTGATAAAGCTGGCAGTTATGGTATTCAGGGATTGGGTGGAAAATTTGTAACTCGGATTGAAGGTAGTTATTTTGCCGTTGTCGGGCTACCGCTATTTGAAACTGACCAGCTCTTGCATAAATTTTTATAA
- the mreD gene encoding rod shape-determining protein MreD, which produces MANRVLKGHIVIWVSFFCALVLQTIPWPGALELLRPSWVLLILCYWVLALPHRVNVGTALVLGLLWDLILGSTLGIRGMMLSIIVYIVAMNFLILRNMALWQQAIVIGFLTIALDIMVLGGEFLFRPVEFNALSLWGGIISCILWPWLFLLLRRVRRYWNIR; this is translated from the coding sequence GTGGCCAATAGAGTCCTGAAAGGACATATTGTGATCTGGGTATCCTTCTTTTGTGCGCTCGTTTTGCAGACCATTCCATGGCCGGGGGCGCTTGAGTTATTGCGTCCTTCATGGGTCTTACTGATTCTCTGTTATTGGGTACTCGCGCTGCCTCATCGTGTGAATGTCGGAACTGCGCTGGTGCTTGGGTTACTCTGGGACTTGATTCTCGGTTCGACCTTAGGCATCCGTGGCATGATGTTGTCTATTATTGTGTATATTGTTGCGATGAATTTTTTGATTCTGCGGAATATGGCGTTGTGGCAGCAGGCGATCGTGATTGGGTTCCTGACAATCGCGCTGGATATCATGGTTCTGGGCGGGGAGTTTTTGTTCCGGCCTGTTGAGTTCAATGCTCTTTCTTTATGGGGCGGGATCATTAGTTGCATTTTATGGCCGTGGCTTTTCCTGCTGCTGAGGCGCGTGAGACGCTACTGGAATATTCGATGA
- the mreC gene encoding rod shape-determining protein MreC produces the protein MKPIFGRGPSLSLRLFFAVVLSASLMLADSRLNTFSHVRYFLNSFVAPIQYAADLPRVLFDGLYERMQSHRTLLESNQRLKQEVLTLRSDLILFNQYREENQRLRKLLGSSFVRDERKMVTEVMAVDTSPYTHQVVIDKGRTDGVYEGQPVINENGIVGQVTFVAAHNSRVLLLIDANSAIPVQDLRNDIRVIASGNGQSEYIQLEHIPSSTDIEVGDLLASSGLGGIYPEGYPVARVSKVDKDTRREFAVIEARPVVDFDRLRYLLLVWPNEDRQQNARQSLIDTLDKEGQRGQ, from the coding sequence ATGAAGCCAATTTTTGGGCGAGGTCCATCTCTTTCGCTACGTCTGTTTTTTGCCGTTGTCTTATCAGCCAGTCTCATGCTGGCTGATAGTCGTTTAAATACTTTTTCTCACGTACGTTATTTCCTCAACAGTTTCGTTGCGCCCATTCAGTATGCTGCCGATCTGCCACGGGTTTTATTTGATGGTTTATATGAACGGATGCAGAGTCATCGGACGCTATTAGAATCCAATCAACGCCTGAAACAAGAAGTGTTGACGCTCAGAAGTGATTTGATTTTATTCAACCAGTATAGAGAAGAAAATCAGCGCTTAAGAAAGCTCCTGGGATCTTCTTTTGTCCGGGATGAGCGCAAGATGGTCACGGAAGTAATGGCTGTCGATACCTCACCTTATACCCACCAAGTTGTGATTGATAAAGGCCGGACCGATGGTGTTTATGAAGGCCAACCCGTCATTAATGAAAACGGAATTGTCGGTCAGGTGACTTTTGTGGCAGCGCATAATAGCCGGGTTTTGCTGCTGATTGATGCAAATAGTGCGATTCCTGTTCAGGATCTACGTAATGATATTCGAGTGATTGCCTCCGGTAATGGGCAATCGGAGTATATTCAACTGGAACATATTCCGAGTAGTACCGATATTGAAGTGGGAGATTTATTAGCATCCTCAGGATTAGGGGGCATTTATCCGGAAGGTTATCCTGTTGCCAGAGTGTCTAAAGTGGATAAAGACACCCGTCGAGAGTTCGCTGTGATTGAAGCAAGGCCGGTGGTTGATTTTGATCGCTTACGTTATTTGTTGCTGGTCTGGCCGAACGAGGATCGACAACAGAACGCTCGTCAGTCTTTAATCGATACATTGGATAAGGAGGGGCAGCGTGGCCAATAG
- a CDS encoding rod shape-determining protein → MFKKLRGMFSNDLSIDLGTANTLIYVKGQGIVLDEPSVVAIRQDKGRGGRSVAAVGHAAKQMLGRTPGNISAIRPMKDGVIADFYVTEKMLQTFIKQVHDNSFLKPSPRVLICVPCGSTQVERRAIKESAEGAGAREVYLIDEPMAAAIGAGLRVSEPTGSMVVDIGGGTTEVAVISLNGVVYSSSVRIGGDRFDEAIINYVRRNYGSLIGEATAEKIKHEIGTAYPGDDVREIEVRGRNLAEGVPRSFTLNSNEILEALQEPLTGIVSAVMIALEQCPPELASDISENGMVLTGGGALLKDIDRLLTEETGIPVVVADDPLTCVARGGGKALEMIDMHGGDLFSEE, encoded by the coding sequence ATGTTTAAGAAACTTCGTGGCATGTTTTCAAACGATTTATCGATTGATTTAGGAACTGCCAACACGCTTATATACGTCAAAGGACAAGGTATTGTTCTTGACGAGCCTTCCGTTGTCGCAATTCGCCAAGATAAAGGGCGTGGTGGTCGTAGTGTCGCTGCCGTCGGACATGCGGCGAAACAGATGCTGGGACGAACTCCGGGAAATATTTCAGCGATCCGCCCGATGAAAGATGGTGTGATCGCTGATTTTTACGTCACTGAGAAAATGTTGCAAACTTTTATCAAACAAGTCCATGACAATAGTTTTCTTAAACCGAGTCCTCGGGTGTTGATCTGTGTTCCTTGTGGTTCGACTCAGGTTGAACGGCGTGCGATCAAAGAATCGGCAGAAGGTGCCGGTGCCCGGGAAGTTTATTTGATTGATGAACCTATGGCTGCGGCCATCGGTGCCGGACTTCGAGTTTCAGAACCGACCGGATCAATGGTTGTTGATATCGGTGGTGGGACGACGGAAGTTGCAGTTATCTCTCTGAATGGTGTCGTGTATTCATCTTCAGTACGGATTGGTGGTGACCGATTTGATGAAGCCATTATCAATTATGTACGTCGGAACTACGGCAGTTTGATTGGTGAAGCGACGGCTGAAAAGATTAAACATGAAATCGGGACGGCTTATCCGGGAGATGATGTCCGAGAAATCGAAGTTCGTGGTCGTAACTTGGCAGAAGGTGTGCCACGTAGTTTTACACTGAACTCGAATGAAATTCTGGAAGCCCTTCAGGAACCTCTCACTGGTATCGTCTCTGCTGTGATGATTGCATTAGAGCAATGTCCACCGGAACTTGCATCCGATATTTCTGAAAACGGAATGGTGCTGACCGGTGGTGGTGCACTGCTGAAAGATATTGATCGTTTGCTGACGGAAGAAACGGGGATCCCCGTCGTTGTCGCCGATGATCCACTGACATGTGTCGCCCGGGGCGGTGGTAAAGCGCTAGAAATGATCGACATGCATGGCGGTGATTTATTTAGTGAAGAGTAG
- the csrD gene encoding RNase E specificity factor CsrD, with protein MRYTPTLKLSTRLVAVVTMIVTGAIFILFIGGTLSFQRLGHEYLNHYLHGVVEVIDKELDEPDAAYSMQRWVPKLLHASNIVEMTLTSKAGVVYRFKDTTSSVEEGRLYHASFGLKRNQDYTLHFKAVPPYIGFTYSFSAMWSTTFAVMLIIVCLLRGVKWLQAQLLGSELLEERGRMILAGQVERYAKGDEREWPYTASEALDRLIEELQDARQERSRFDTFIRTQTFLDQLTGTANRVLFDSKLEAALLENDARGGVLMLQIDELDGRDKAEFDHLVVQVGECISNMIQRYPDAILSRYYDAVFSVLIPHQNSKEVAQVAVQCLKGIDRLSPPEPLDRSHWCHIGITMYTEGEQWGRIIDEVETALKSAQLEGSNAWSRFNKVKSVDDERGNVRWRSLFEHNLTEEKICLFKQDCYVISRQKQLSVAHRELFVRIPEPGQGFMKTSRFISAIVAVGYEMVLDRVTCHRIVRFLREEGAGTDIYSINLYVTSFAQRAHFIWFRNLLMQLPRTYRQRLCFEFTESHLVKHLDYMRPVLKMIAAFNCQIVVGQVGRTIVSTHYIKEFKIDYLKLHRSLIKGIERRSENQLFVRSMVGVCRGADTQIIAVGVESEGEWKILQSLGVNGVQGRLFDIESQWIPKPRITNVKPGKRKRWKTKHAQR; from the coding sequence ATGAGATATACGCCAACGCTCAAGCTCAGCACCCGATTGGTTGCGGTGGTCACGATGATTGTGACTGGGGCGATTTTTATCTTGTTTATTGGCGGAACCCTTTCTTTTCAACGCTTGGGACATGAATATCTCAATCACTACCTACATGGTGTGGTTGAAGTCATTGATAAAGAATTAGATGAGCCTGACGCGGCCTATTCCATGCAACGCTGGGTTCCCAAGTTACTTCATGCCAGTAACATCGTTGAAATGACGCTCACTTCGAAAGCGGGTGTTGTGTACCGATTTAAAGATACAACTTCCTCGGTTGAGGAGGGGCGGTTGTATCATGCGAGTTTTGGTCTGAAACGCAATCAAGATTACACTTTGCATTTTAAGGCTGTCCCGCCCTATATAGGCTTTACTTACTCTTTTAGTGCCATGTGGTCGACAACCTTCGCTGTGATGTTGATCATCGTGTGTCTGCTCCGGGGCGTGAAATGGTTGCAGGCTCAATTGCTTGGTTCTGAATTGCTTGAAGAACGCGGCAGAATGATTCTCGCAGGGCAGGTAGAACGCTATGCGAAGGGGGATGAAAGAGAATGGCCTTATACCGCAAGTGAGGCGCTCGACCGATTGATTGAAGAGCTTCAGGATGCCCGACAGGAACGGAGTCGTTTTGATACCTTTATCCGCACACAGACATTCTTGGATCAACTGACGGGGACTGCCAACCGGGTGCTATTTGATAGCAAGCTGGAAGCGGCGTTACTCGAAAATGATGCTCGCGGTGGTGTACTGATGTTACAGATCGATGAGCTGGACGGGCGTGATAAAGCGGAATTTGATCATCTGGTTGTTCAGGTCGGGGAATGTATTTCGAATATGATCCAACGTTACCCGGATGCCATTCTGTCGCGTTATTATGACGCTGTTTTCTCGGTGTTGATCCCCCACCAAAATTCGAAAGAAGTGGCTCAAGTTGCGGTCCAATGCTTGAAAGGGATTGATCGGCTCAGTCCACCGGAGCCTCTGGACCGGAGTCATTGGTGCCATATCGGCATCACGATGTACACTGAAGGAGAACAGTGGGGGAGAATCATTGATGAGGTGGAGACCGCGTTAAAAAGCGCCCAACTGGAAGGGAGCAATGCGTGGAGCCGTTTTAACAAGGTCAAATCGGTCGATGATGAAAGAGGCAACGTCCGGTGGCGTAGTCTGTTTGAACATAATCTCACAGAAGAGAAAATATGTTTGTTCAAACAGGACTGTTATGTCATCTCGCGTCAGAAACAACTCTCGGTTGCTCATCGAGAACTTTTTGTCAGAATTCCCGAACCGGGGCAGGGCTTTATGAAAACGTCTCGGTTTATCTCAGCGATTGTCGCTGTCGGATACGAGATGGTGCTGGATCGTGTCACCTGTCATCGGATCGTTCGGTTTCTCCGCGAGGAAGGCGCAGGGACTGATATATATTCGATCAATCTATATGTCACTTCATTTGCTCAGCGTGCGCATTTTATCTGGTTCAGGAATTTGCTGATGCAACTGCCTCGAACGTATCGTCAGCGGCTCTGCTTTGAGTTTACGGAAAGTCATTTAGTCAAACACCTTGACTATATGCGACCTGTGTTAAAAATGATTGCTGCGTTCAACTGCCAGATTGTTGTTGGACAGGTCGGGCGTACGATTGTCAGTACGCATTACATCAAGGAATTCAAAATTGACTATCTGAAACTTCACCGTAGTCTGATCAAAGGTATTGAACGACGCTCCGAGAACCAGTTGTTCGTTCGGAGTATGGTTGGTGTTTGCCGTGGTGCGGACACTCAGATTATCGCTGTAGGCGTTGAATCTGAAGGCGAATGGAAAATACTTCAGTCTTTGGGCGTCAATGGCGTTCAGGGACGATTATTTGATATCGAATCTCAATGGATTCCTAAGCCTCGAATAACAAATGTTAAACCGGGGAAACGGAAACGCTGGAAAACGAAACACGCTCAGCGCTGA
- the hypB gene encoding hydrogenase nickel incorporation protein HypB translates to MCSVCGCGESHLDEHHHDHHDHHDHHDHHGHSHSHTHAEPSTVQPLVVHHHYRHQGDVHHHIHYHVHQDELSSEMNTVHESAGAHHHHEPHHHELHHHEAHPHEAHSHEAHHHPHEDPHQPTVTMQGDLHYGQGAAQTHVTGVSQRQLIHLEQDILSQNDLIADENRAHFQAQGQLVLNLMSSPGSGKTTLLVETLKQLQSSYSCAVIEGDQQTSQDANRIRATDVPAIQVNTGKGCHLDAQMIHRAYHQLDMQTSGILFIENVGNLVCPASFDLGEQHKVTILSVTEGEDKPLKYPNMFAASQLMLVNKIDLLDYVDFDVEACIANARQINPQIQVIKISATTGEGMSAWIDWLSQQQKQLVS, encoded by the coding sequence ATGTGTAGTGTTTGCGGTTGTGGCGAGAGTCACTTGGACGAGCATCATCATGACCATCATGACCATCATGACCATCATGACCATCATGGTCATTCCCATTCTCATACACATGCTGAACCGTCAACAGTTCAGCCGTTGGTCGTTCACCATCATTACCGCCATCAGGGCGATGTTCATCATCATATTCATTATCATGTACATCAGGATGAGTTGTCGTCAGAGATGAATACGGTGCATGAGTCTGCTGGTGCTCATCACCACCACGAGCCCCACCACCACGAGCTCCATCATCATGAAGCGCATCCCCACGAAGCTCACAGCCATGAAGCGCATCATCATCCCCACGAAGACCCTCATCAACCGACAGTGACGATGCAGGGTGATCTTCACTATGGTCAGGGCGCGGCTCAAACACATGTCACCGGGGTATCTCAGCGTCAGTTAATCCATCTGGAGCAAGATATTCTGAGCCAGAATGATCTCATCGCCGATGAGAACCGAGCTCATTTTCAAGCACAGGGTCAACTGGTTTTGAATCTGATGTCGAGTCCGGGATCCGGTAAGACGACACTTTTGGTAGAAACGTTGAAGCAGTTGCAGTCAAGTTATTCATGTGCAGTGATTGAAGGAGATCAACAGACCAGTCAGGATGCGAACCGAATTCGGGCAACAGATGTACCGGCGATTCAGGTCAATACAGGGAAAGGCTGTCATCTGGACGCTCAGATGATCCACCGTGCTTATCATCAGCTTGACATGCAAACATCCGGTATTTTGTTCATTGAAAATGTCGGCAATTTAGTTTGTCCTGCGAGCTTTGACCTGGGAGAACAGCATAAAGTCACCATTTTATCGGTTACTGAAGGGGAAGATAAGCCATTGAAGTATCCGAATATGTTCGCGGCGTCTCAGTTGATGCTGGTGAATAAAATTGATCTGCTGGACTACGTCGATTTTGATGTCGAAGCCTGTATTGCGAATGCACGCCAGATCAATCCGCAGATCCAAGTGATCAAGATATCCGCCACTACCGGTGAAGGAATGTCTGCTTGGATTGACTGGCTCTCTCAGCAGCAAAAGCAACTCGTGTCCTGA
- the hypA gene encoding hydrogenase maturation nickel metallochaperone HypA, with amino-acid sequence MHELSLSLKTIDLVVEHAYQRQSHRVTTVTLGIGVLSCIEPDALLTGLQFASRETLAEGAQFLVEMIPATAWCEVCQQQVDIETHYTGCPLCHSYQLIVETGQELKIKSIEVESYV; translated from the coding sequence ATGCATGAATTATCTCTGAGTCTGAAAACGATTGATCTTGTCGTCGAGCATGCCTATCAGCGCCAGTCTCATCGGGTGACGACGGTGACCTTGGGGATCGGTGTGCTGTCTTGTATTGAGCCGGATGCGTTATTGACCGGCCTGCAGTTTGCGAGTCGCGAGACTTTGGCGGAAGGCGCACAATTTTTGGTGGAGATGATTCCTGCCACAGCTTGGTGTGAAGTATGCCAACAGCAAGTTGACATTGAGACCCATTATACCGGCTGTCCGTTGTGTCATTCATACCAGTTAATCGTTGAAACCGGACAAGAATTAAAAATTAAATCGATAGAGGTAGAATCTTATGTGTAG
- the hypE gene encoding hydrogenase expression/formation protein HypE, with amino-acid sequence MNKQQTVQLSHGGGGVEMNHLIRHLFWQRFGNDILNQAEDAATLNIPSPLAMTTDSFTVSPHFFAGGNIGTLAVAGTCNDLAMVAAKPSYLSCSFIIEEGTLISELEAIVDAMATELAVGQTQIVCGDTKVVPRGMADKVFINTTGIGAIQKADVSAHRIMAGDVILVSRDIGCHGACILAARESLRLAHPIISDCAVLWPVVEALLADSIDIHAMRDATRGGLSAVLNEWCQSSGLQLAIQEAQIPVDDAVRGICELCGFEPCDLANEGTFVIAVPATQAQRTLDILHQFHSQAAVIGEAVSLSPAKPVLHTAWGSRRYLDFPAGELLPRIC; translated from the coding sequence ATGAACAAACAACAGACAGTTCAACTGAGTCATGGTGGCGGCGGTGTGGAGATGAACCACCTGATCCGGCATCTGTTTTGGCAGCGGTTTGGTAACGATATTCTTAATCAGGCTGAAGATGCTGCAACCCTGAACATCCCGTCACCGCTGGCCATGACAACCGACAGTTTCACGGTCTCTCCCCATTTTTTTGCCGGTGGTAACATCGGGACACTTGCAGTTGCCGGCACCTGTAATGATTTGGCGATGGTTGCGGCTAAACCGAGTTATCTGAGTTGTAGTTTTATCATTGAAGAAGGCACGTTAATCAGCGAATTAGAGGCGATTGTCGATGCCATGGCAACAGAGCTTGCTGTCGGTCAGACCCAGATCGTCTGCGGCGATACCAAAGTCGTGCCCAGAGGCATGGCTGATAAGGTATTCATCAACACCACGGGGATTGGTGCAATACAAAAAGCGGATGTCTCGGCTCACCGGATTATGGCGGGAGATGTAATTTTGGTTTCCCGGGATATCGGTTGTCACGGTGCTTGTATTCTGGCTGCCAGAGAATCATTGCGGCTTGCTCACCCGATCATCAGTGACTGTGCCGTATTGTGGCCGGTGGTTGAGGCGTTGTTAGCGGATTCAATCGATATTCATGCGATGCGCGATGCAACGCGTGGGGGGCTGTCTGCGGTGTTGAATGAGTGGTGTCAGAGTAGCGGACTGCAACTGGCGATTCAGGAAGCACAAATTCCAGTCGATGATGCCGTACGGGGAATCTGTGAATTATGCGGCTTTGAGCCCTGTGATTTGGCGAATGAAGGGACGTTTGTCATTGCGGTCCCTGCAACGCAGGCGCAGCGGACGCTCGACATCTTGCATCAGTTTCATTCACAGGCCGCGGTGATTGGCGAAGCGGTCTCTTTATCACCGGCGAAACCCGTCTTGCATACCGCGTGGGGAAGTCGGCGCTATCTTGACTTTCCTGCCGGTGAGTTGTTACCGCGCATTTGCTAG
- the hypD gene encoding hydrogenase formation protein HypD yields the protein MNDEITVIDSARTLYQGFRQPAVIRALAEQIRHKARDLPEPLYMMEVCGGHTHTIMKYGIQQLLPENLHFVHGPGCPVCIMPKERIDHAIILAQTEGVILVTLGDMIRVPGSRLSLAECRANGGSVMPIYDPMDVLEIAKQNPQQKVVYFAIGFETTTPMTAVLVQQARRLQLTNLCFHINHVLVPPAMNAVMADSLTRVNAFLGPSHVSVITGAKIYQPIVEHYHIPVVVAGFEPVDVLESVLMLVELALGGQPALQTQYTRAVSFEGNAVAQACIADIFDIRAAFNWRGLGNIPQSALKLRAQYADMDAEVLFASLLPQDPVPDHKACRCGDILRGLASPTDCKVFGKACQPSRPMGSCMVSSEGACNAYYRYAGFHTEPQE from the coding sequence ATGAATGACGAGATAACCGTGATAGATTCGGCTCGGACTTTGTATCAGGGCTTTCGGCAACCGGCAGTGATTCGCGCTTTGGCGGAACAGATTCGACATAAAGCGCGTGATTTACCGGAGCCGCTCTACATGATGGAGGTGTGTGGCGGGCACACGCACACCATTATGAAATATGGTATTCAGCAATTATTGCCCGAGAATTTACATTTTGTGCATGGACCGGGGTGTCCGGTCTGTATCATGCCGAAAGAACGGATTGATCATGCCATTATACTGGCGCAAACCGAAGGGGTTATTCTGGTGACCTTAGGCGATATGATTCGGGTTCCGGGCTCTCGTCTGTCTTTGGCGGAATGCCGGGCTAATGGCGGTTCGGTTATGCCGATTTATGACCCGATGGATGTGCTTGAAATTGCGAAACAAAACCCGCAGCAGAAGGTGGTCTATTTCGCAATCGGTTTTGAAACCACAACCCCGATGACCGCAGTTTTAGTGCAACAAGCACGACGTCTACAACTGACCAATCTCTGTTTTCATATTAATCATGTACTGGTGCCTCCAGCAATGAATGCGGTCATGGCGGATTCACTCACTCGAGTCAATGCATTTCTCGGCCCATCCCATGTCAGCGTGATCACCGGTGCAAAAATTTATCAACCGATCGTCGAGCATTACCACATCCCGGTGGTGGTGGCCGGATTTGAGCCGGTTGATGTTTTGGAATCGGTACTGATGCTGGTGGAACTCGCGTTGGGTGGTCAGCCGGCGTTGCAGACGCAATATACACGAGCGGTTTCATTTGAGGGAAATGCGGTTGCTCAGGCATGTATCGCAGATATTTTCGACATCCGGGCTGCATTCAACTGGCGTGGGTTGGGGAATATTCCGCAGTCGGCCTTGAAGCTCCGGGCACAATATGCGGACATGGATGCGGAAGTGTTATTTGCATCGCTGCTACCACAAGACCCGGTGCCGGATCACAAAGCGTGCCGCTGTGGGGATATTTTACGCGGGCTTGCCAGTCCGACGGATTGCAAAGTCTTTGGTAAAGCCTGTCAACCGAGTCGGCCGATGGGGAGTTGCATGGTGAGCTCTGAAGGGGCTTGTAATGCTTATTATCGCTATGCCGGTTTTCATACCGAGCCTCAGGAGTAA
- a CDS encoding HypC/HybG/HupF family hydrogenase formation chaperone, which translates to MCLCIPASVVSVDQEQMTAVVDTLGVAREVSTHLISEPIQVGEHLLIHVGFAISKIDQQEAKESLQTYHELISQVGSDDMWLG; encoded by the coding sequence ATGTGTTTATGTATTCCCGCGAGTGTTGTCAGTGTCGATCAAGAACAGATGACCGCTGTCGTCGATACATTAGGGGTTGCGCGAGAGGTTAGTACTCACTTGATATCAGAACCAATTCAGGTTGGTGAACACTTACTGATTCATGTGGGATTTGCGATCAGTAAAATTGATCAGCAAGAAGCAAAGGAAAGTCTGCAAACCTATCACGAACTGATCAGTCAGGTTGGTTCTGATGACATGTGGCTAGGGTAA